From the genome of Solanum pennellii chromosome 6, SPENNV200:
ACTTACTGTGTATTTACCTCTGCTATCGTCAGACCACAAGCCAAAGACGGTGCGTACGTTCAGGCATGGCTGGTGCTACCTCATTTTCTTTGGACGGGTTTGTAAAGCACGACCGTTACATATTTTGAGCGAAAACGGTGTGTTACACCAAGTGCTACAACTGACCTCGGGACTTCTCCGTTCTCAATATACAGATGGTTTAGCACAGCGTTCTGTGGCAATGGGAGGGAGGTTGATTCATCTCCTGTAGCTGGGTGGTTTAGCAAGGTGTGATGCAAATGTGGCGGTACCATCGGTGGTTCCCTCCCTTCATCTAAATGCCCAGGATACACATTGTTGTAACTTGCATCGGGTGATCTTGGAACTTCAAAGCCCATGACAGTGGGTTCATCCTGTGTGTATAACTTAGATTCAGGCTAAGTCAAAAACATGCCAGAGCTATCACCTATCAGTTACTACAGAATTTATGACTTACATGATCTTCACCATATGGATGAGGGTGGTTCATGTTGCTTCAAAAACAAACAGCACAGTCTAGCTAATAAGATGAAAGTTTTCAGCAGATAAAACTTTCCCAAGTTAACCTGAAAATAAAACATATCCTATTGTAAACAAGAAATAGAACTAATTTCGAGATTAGGCACTGCATGAAAAATCTCTTAGATGCTTACATTCCACTGTCGGACAATTAGGACATGGCCATGACTCATAAGGGTTTTTatgaatcaaaatatattatcacAAGCTATTTGTATGTCATCTCTCCAATTATTAAAGCAGGTATACACAGAAATGCTAAAAAAGAATCCACATTGCTCATAAGATAAACTCACCAAATGATAAATGATGTCTGCAAATTAAAtcaaacatcatgaaatttaacaatacaagtATCTTAAGCAGAACTgatgaggaaaaaaaaaatttagtgaaCTATAGTAGGAAAATTATGTCAGACATACATATGTGAGATGGAAGACAATCGTCTATTCAGTGATAGTTGCAAATTGAGAGGACAAAGTTCTGGTTAGAGAAGTGGTCACCACTTTTTATACCCAAATCGAGTCCTACAACACCTAGAACCGAATAAGGTATCCCCCTCACCTTACAGCAAGATTTACATAGAGCTATTCTCTAGAACATGCCAAGCCTGAAGAAAAGCATCATCAAGACAGCTATGAACTAATTTGGAGAATATAACCTCATTCATTTCATATCACCACCTCTTTTACTAAGAAATAATTCAATGTCTTTACGCAGGTGAGCAGTCCAATATCCCTTCAATGCCATTGTCTTTCAACCGTAAGACATCACAGGGACTTGCTTTTTGGTGATATAAATAATTGTATGTAACATAGTGCGTGGAATTCGCCAAGAACCAAGAGTCACGGTTTGCTAAGCTTTATATTGATTCAAATGCAATCGTGACTGACTGGAAATATTAGTACACAATGAGTACTACACTCATGTGATAGGGAAATGACAGTAGCAAACCTGTGCATGGCTCAaattcaattgctctaaatgATGACATTTGAATCACATTGACACCAAAGAAAGAATAGCTTTCATTACAAACAAGTTGGCTCTAAAGTATGTGCCAAGATGGCGTGCCTGCACccaagaaagagagagaaagtgtGTGTGCTGGTTTCACAAAAGCACACAACCATAAAAGAAGATGGAATTTTCAATGAAAGGAAAAAAGGCAAACACTTAACCCCCTTTAAATTTGCTCTTAAGTCCCTTTCATCTAACACTCTCTTAGTCCCTCATGTCAAGCTCTTTCTTTGAATTGTCATATCCTCCGGCCTAACCTACATTCCACTATTCCAGATACAccaaaagtaacaaaaaatcTGATCACCAGAAATTACTAGGTTGTAACTTTGTGATCATACAGAAATCATCCAAAAATGGGGTTGGTTAATAATTAGAGTTAATGGTCAAAAACACGCCTAAACTATCAATTTTTGCCGAGTTTCATACCTCAACTATCCATTGTTCCCTTAACCTACCTAAACTATCACTCCCTTTGCATTAAAATACAACTTGATGCTGAGTTGGTCAAATGTTTTTCCCAATAGACAATAGGCGTGTGTTGGCCAACTCGGGGTGTTTCTCATACAAAGGGAGAGATAATTTAGGTAGGTGAATGGATCGATGGATAGTTGAGTTATGAACTCACAAAAATGTGATAGTTTTGGTGTGTTTTTGACCATTAACTCTAACAATTAAGGGTATTAACTTAGTGACAAACTAAGAACCCCCACCCCCAACAGACATTGTTCTCAACCCCAAGGTTCTTCTATCAAGGATCCATTCAAAAACCCAAAGGCTCTAAAGATCAAGCAAAATTCTCTCCACCTCCTTGGAAACCAGCTACCAATTCTCTGatttaaaaaggtaaaacaccaaacaaaaataacatcatTATTTCCACTAATGAGACAACTCAATGATATCATTTTGCAGACAGCCTTAGATACACTACTGCCTGTCATGCACTTCAATGAATGCAAAAATCGTTAAGCTTTATAGAAAGTGCAGGTTCTTAAGTTTCTGATATTTtctagaagaagaaaagaggaatGAAATTCATGCAAAGACTGTAAGCATCACCTTCAAATATGATGCCCTCATATAAGATTCTCTCTCTTCCCAGTACCAAAGAAATctagaagaaaaggaa
Proteins encoded in this window:
- the LOC107021509 gene encoding SNF1-related protein kinase regulatory subunit beta-3 isoform X1 encodes the protein MNHPHPYGEDHLYTQDEPTVMGFEVPRSPDASYNNVYPGHLDEGREPPMVPPHLHHTLLNHPATGDESTSLPLPQNAVLNHLYIENGEVPRSVVALGVTHRFRSKYVTVVLYKPVQRK
- the LOC107021509 gene encoding SNF1-related protein kinase regulatory subunit beta-3 isoform X2 yields the protein MNHPHPYGEDHDEPTVMGFEVPRSPDASYNNVYPGHLDEGREPPMVPPHLHHTLLNHPATGDESTSLPLPQNAVLNHLYIENGEVPRSVVALGVTHRFRSKYVTVVLYKPVQRK